The following coding sequences are from one Thermostaphylospora chromogena window:
- a CDS encoding MbtH family protein: protein MTNPFEDPEGSYLVVVNDEGQHALWPHRLPVPAGWRRVHGPAERSSCLAYVESNWTDMRPASLIRAMEG, encoded by the coding sequence GTGACCAACCCCTTCGAGGATCCCGAAGGCTCCTACCTCGTCGTGGTGAACGACGAGGGCCAGCACGCCCTGTGGCCGCACCGGCTGCCGGTGCCCGCCGGGTGGCGTCGGGTGCACGGCCCGGCGGAGCGGTCGAGCTGCCTGGCGTACGTCGAGAGCAACTGGACGGACATGCGGCCCGCCAGCCTGATCAGGGCGATGGAGGGCTGA
- the entS gene encoding enterobactin transporter EntS — translation MGRFVIDVSPLRVGRDFRFVFTARLVSLIGIGVTGVALAIQVFGLTGSSLHVAMVNAALGGPLLVGTLAGGVLADRLDRRLLMIWSRTGAGLGFTALAANAFLPEPRLWAVYGCAALIGLADGLSETALMAATPALAGRDRLAAAEALTSITTQLGTVAGPSLGGLLIAGPGLGACYAFTAATTAVTVGLLCLIRRLRPEGGERHRPVRSIIEGLSFVRRNRLIAGLILIDLSGTLFAMPYAVFPELAAERFGGGAEAVGLLYSAPAAGALLAALTSGWIGRVRRPGPVLAGAVILWGLAMTGFGLSGALPVALAFLAASGVGQIVSEVVAGALLQGNTPDHMLGRVSSLWLTEATVGPAAGGVLAGWLARLFTPGAAVVIGGVACMAGAVCVIWAVPALRRARTLAGAAAVDAAPGRAAEAARK, via the coding sequence GTGGGCCGGTTCGTCATCGATGTGTCGCCGCTGCGGGTCGGCCGGGACTTCCGGTTCGTCTTCACCGCCCGGCTGGTGTCGCTGATCGGCATCGGGGTCACCGGCGTGGCGCTGGCGATCCAGGTGTTCGGACTGACCGGGTCGTCGCTGCACGTCGCCATGGTGAACGCGGCGCTCGGCGGGCCCCTCCTCGTCGGCACGCTCGCCGGAGGGGTGCTCGCCGACCGCCTGGACCGCCGCCTGCTCATGATCTGGTCCAGAACCGGCGCGGGACTCGGCTTCACCGCGCTGGCGGCCAACGCCTTCCTCCCCGAACCCCGGCTGTGGGCGGTGTACGGCTGCGCGGCCCTGATCGGCCTGGCCGACGGCCTCAGCGAGACCGCGCTGATGGCCGCGACCCCGGCGCTGGCCGGCAGGGACCGGCTGGCCGCGGCCGAAGCGCTCACCTCGATCACCACGCAGCTCGGCACGGTCGCGGGCCCGTCCCTCGGCGGGCTCCTCATCGCAGGACCCGGCCTGGGGGCCTGCTACGCCTTCACCGCGGCCACCACCGCGGTCACGGTCGGGCTGCTGTGCCTCATCCGCCGGCTGCGCCCCGAAGGCGGCGAGCGCCACCGTCCCGTGCGGTCGATCATCGAAGGCCTGAGCTTCGTGCGCCGCAACCGGCTGATCGCCGGGCTGATCCTGATCGACCTGTCCGGCACCCTGTTCGCCATGCCGTACGCGGTCTTCCCCGAGCTGGCCGCCGAACGGTTCGGCGGCGGGGCGGAGGCGGTGGGCCTGCTCTACAGCGCGCCCGCCGCCGGGGCGCTGCTCGCCGCGCTCACCAGCGGCTGGATCGGGCGGGTGCGGCGGCCGGGGCCGGTGCTCGCCGGGGCCGTGATCCTGTGGGGCCTGGCCATGACCGGATTCGGGCTCAGCGGCGCCCTGCCGGTCGCCCTGGCCTTCCTGGCCGCGTCGGGCGTGGGTCAGATCGTCTCCGAGGTGGTCGCCGGGGCTCTGCTGCAGGGCAACACCCCCGACCACATGCTGGGCCGGGTCAGCAGCCTGTGGCTGACCGAGGCGACCGTGGGTCCCGCCGCCGGCGGCGTCCTCGCGGGCTGGCTGGCACGGCTGTTCACCCCCGGCGCGGCGGTCGTGATCGGCGGCGTGGCCTGCATGGCGGGCGCGGTCTGCGTGATCTGGGCCGTTCCGGCCCTGCGCCGCGCCCGCACGCTCGCCGGAGCCGCCGCCGTGGACGCCGCCCCCGGCCGGGCCGCCGAGGCGGCCCGGAAGTGA
- a CDS encoding MBL fold metallo-hydrolase, whose product MTVWVCATCANHYPDTDAPPQICIICADERQWVPPGGQRWTTLAELAKAGHRSDIREVEPGLVGIGATPQVAIGQRSLLVRTPEGNLLWDPSGFIDEEAVRAVREMGGLRAVSASHPHFYGSIVEWSRAFDAEILLPEADVSWLTRPDPAVRTWSGTLEVLPGVTLVQCGGHFPGSAVVHWAGGADGKGVLLSGDTIFVTPGEDRITFVWSAPNRLPLPERDVRGVVEAVRPYRYDRIYGGWWTPVLRADAERVVRESAERYIQHLRGEA is encoded by the coding sequence GTGACCGTATGGGTCTGCGCCACATGCGCCAACCACTATCCGGACACCGACGCGCCGCCGCAGATCTGCATCATCTGCGCCGACGAGCGGCAGTGGGTGCCGCCGGGCGGCCAGCGGTGGACGACCCTCGCCGAGCTGGCGAAGGCCGGTCACCGCAGCGACATCCGTGAGGTGGAGCCCGGTCTGGTGGGGATCGGCGCCACGCCGCAGGTGGCCATCGGCCAGCGCTCGCTGCTGGTGCGCACACCCGAGGGGAACCTGCTGTGGGACCCCTCGGGCTTCATCGACGAGGAGGCCGTGCGGGCGGTGCGCGAGATGGGCGGGCTGCGCGCGGTCAGCGCCAGCCACCCGCACTTCTACGGTTCCATCGTGGAGTGGAGCCGGGCCTTCGACGCCGAGATCCTGCTGCCGGAGGCGGACGTCTCCTGGCTCACCCGTCCCGACCCCGCGGTCCGCACCTGGTCGGGGACGCTGGAGGTGCTGCCGGGGGTCACGCTCGTGCAGTGCGGCGGCCACTTCCCCGGCAGCGCGGTGGTGCACTGGGCCGGAGGGGCGGACGGCAAGGGCGTGCTGCTCAGCGGGGACACGATCTTCGTCACGCCGGGCGAGGACCGCATCACGTTCGTGTGGAGCGCGCCGAACCGGCTGCCGCTGCCCGAGCGCGACGTGCGCGGGGTGGTGGAGGCGGTCCGGCCGTACCGCTACGACCGGATCTACGGCGGCTGGTGGACGCCGGTCCTGCGCGCCGACGCGGAACGGGTGGTCCGCGAATCCGCCGAACGCTACATCCAGCACCTGCGCGGTGAGGCGTAG
- a CDS encoding DinB family protein: MEPPSEPPQTLADPRELLLGYLDYYRAVVVRKLDGLSERELRTSRLPSGWTPLELLKHLAYMERRWLRWGFMGERVEDPWGDQGPDGRWRVGEEETLDDLKALLAEQAEATRRIVTAARLDDSAATGGRFAPPAPVPTLGWILCHVLQEYARHAGHIDVVRELTDGTVGK; the protein is encoded by the coding sequence ATGGAGCCGCCGTCCGAGCCGCCGCAGACACTCGCCGACCCCCGCGAGCTGCTCCTCGGCTACCTCGACTACTACCGGGCCGTCGTCGTGCGCAAGCTCGACGGCCTCTCCGAGCGTGAGCTGCGTACCTCCAGGCTGCCGTCGGGCTGGACGCCGCTGGAGCTGCTCAAGCACCTGGCCTACATGGAGCGCAGGTGGCTGCGGTGGGGGTTCATGGGCGAGCGGGTGGAGGATCCATGGGGCGATCAGGGGCCGGACGGCCGCTGGCGGGTCGGTGAGGAGGAGACCCTCGACGACCTCAAGGCGCTGCTCGCCGAGCAGGCCGAGGCCACGCGGCGGATCGTCACGGCGGCGCGGCTGGACGACTCCGCGGCGACCGGCGGCAGGTTCGCTCCGCCGGCCCCGGTCCCGACGCTGGGCTGGATCCTGTGCCACGTGCTCCAGGAGTACGCCCGGCACGCCGGACACATCGACGTGGTCAGGGAGCTGACCGACGGGACGGTCGGGAAGTGA
- a CDS encoding STAS domain-containing protein, with protein MNAHHTCSFPFLDVARRVDEFGDPVFVVRGELDIATASILEAALSEAAVPKEDGAPHRIDVDLRGVRFMDAAGLNALIKVDNLARLHGARLRIRGSSHSVNRLLGITRMDARFCVPSG; from the coding sequence TTGAACGCCCACCACACGTGCTCGTTCCCGTTTCTCGACGTGGCCAGGCGGGTCGACGAGTTCGGCGATCCCGTCTTCGTGGTCCGCGGAGAACTCGACATCGCCACCGCATCGATACTGGAGGCCGCGCTCTCCGAAGCGGCGGTCCCCAAGGAGGACGGCGCCCCCCACCGCATCGATGTCGATCTGCGCGGGGTCCGGTTCATGGACGCGGCCGGGCTCAACGCCCTGATCAAGGTCGACAACCTGGCGCGCCTGCACGGGGCGCGACTGCGCATCCGCGGCAGCTCCCACTCCGTGAACAGGCTGCTGGGCATCACCCGCATGGACGCGCGCTTCTGCGTGCCCAGCGGCTGA
- a CDS encoding beta-class carbonic anhydrase, whose protein sequence is MTAFDDLLAANASYAATFRDSELTGRAARGLAVVTCMDSRIDPLGLLGLKPGDAKILRNAGARVTDDVLRTLVLAVYLLGVDRVLVMPHTDCGMAKVTDEDVHVMTENAGVNTRSLDFHTVPDQDAALRHDLTRIRTSPFLPAGMPVGGAVYDVSTGRLIPVDL, encoded by the coding sequence ATGACCGCCTTCGACGATCTGCTGGCCGCCAACGCGTCCTATGCCGCGACGTTCCGCGATTCGGAATTGACCGGCCGGGCGGCGCGCGGGCTGGCCGTGGTGACGTGCATGGACTCCCGGATCGATCCGCTGGGCCTGCTGGGGCTGAAGCCGGGTGACGCGAAGATCCTGCGCAACGCCGGGGCCAGGGTGACCGACGACGTGCTGCGGACCCTCGTCCTCGCCGTCTACCTCCTGGGGGTCGACCGGGTGCTGGTGATGCCGCACACCGACTGCGGCATGGCCAAGGTCACCGACGAGGACGTCCATGTCATGACGGAGAACGCCGGGGTGAACACCAGGAGCCTGGACTTCCACACCGTGCCGGACCAGGACGCCGCCCTGCGCCACGACCTGACCCGCATCCGCACCAGCCCGTTCCTGCCCGCGGGCATGCCGGTGGGCGGGGCCGTCTACGACGTGTCCACCGGAAGGCTCATCCCGGTGGATCTGTGA
- a CDS encoding zinc-dependent alcohol dehydrogenase, whose translation MKALCWTGVNEVTVRKVPDPRILNRQDAIVKVTASSTCGSDLHLLDGYVPAMASGDVIGHEFVGEIVETGPDVRERRTGERVAVCSIIGCGRCYHCRQEMYSLCDNTNPNPGVMETIVGHAPAGIFGYSHAAGGFAGSHAEYIRVPYADVNAFPVPDEVSDDSAVFASDAAPTGWMGADLAGVGAGDVVAVWGCGGVGQMAVRASYLKGAERVIAIDRVPERLRMARDKYGAEVLDYEELDVLDALDEMTGGRGPDVCIEAVGMESHGTGVQHAYDRAKQALRLQTDRGLSLRQAVHACRKGGTVCVLGVFLGFVDKFPMGAVVNKGLTLRSGQQHGQRYIPMLLDLMARGRLDPSHLLTHPMPLQQGARGYELFKEKLDGCVRAVFYP comes from the coding sequence ATGAAGGCGCTGTGCTGGACGGGCGTGAACGAGGTGACGGTGCGGAAGGTCCCCGACCCGCGCATCCTCAACCGGCAGGACGCGATCGTCAAGGTCACCGCCAGCTCGACGTGCGGCTCCGACCTGCATCTGCTGGACGGTTACGTGCCCGCGATGGCGTCGGGGGATGTGATCGGCCACGAGTTCGTCGGCGAGATCGTGGAGACGGGGCCGGACGTGCGCGAGCGCCGGACGGGTGAGCGGGTGGCGGTCTGCTCGATCATCGGGTGCGGCCGGTGCTACCACTGCCGCCAGGAGATGTACTCGCTGTGCGACAACACCAACCCCAATCCGGGCGTCATGGAGACGATCGTCGGGCATGCGCCCGCGGGCATCTTCGGCTACTCGCATGCGGCCGGCGGCTTCGCCGGCAGCCACGCCGAGTACATCCGCGTACCGTACGCCGACGTCAACGCCTTCCCGGTTCCGGACGAGGTCTCCGACGACTCGGCGGTGTTCGCCTCCGACGCGGCGCCCACCGGATGGATGGGCGCCGACCTGGCCGGTGTCGGCGCCGGTGACGTGGTGGCCGTCTGGGGGTGCGGCGGCGTCGGCCAGATGGCGGTCCGCGCCTCCTACCTGAAGGGCGCTGAACGGGTGATCGCCATCGATCGGGTCCCGGAACGGCTGCGCATGGCGCGTGACAAGTACGGCGCGGAGGTCCTCGACTACGAGGAGCTGGACGTGCTGGACGCCCTGGACGAGATGACCGGCGGACGCGGACCCGACGTGTGCATCGAGGCGGTGGGCATGGAGTCGCACGGCACCGGCGTGCAGCACGCCTACGACCGGGCCAAGCAGGCGCTGCGGCTGCAGACCGACCGCGGCCTGTCGCTGCGTCAGGCCGTCCACGCCTGCCGCAAGGGCGGCACGGTCTGCGTGCTGGGCGTCTTCCTGGGGTTCGTCGACAAGTTCCCGATGGGGGCGGTGGTCAACAAGGGGCTGACGCTCCGCAGCGGACAGCAGCACGGTCAGCGGTACATCCCCATGCTTTTGGATCTGATGGCCCGGGGCAGGCTGGACCCGTCCCACCTGCTCACCCACCCGATGCCGCTGCAGCAGGGGGCACGCGGCTACGAGCTGTTCAAGGAGAAGCTGGACGGGTGCGTGCGCGCGGTCTTCTACCCGTGA
- a CDS encoding cold-shock protein produces MEAGGAVLTGRVVRFDEVKGYGFIAPDGGGEDVFMHANDLRDDKSAFTPGTLVEFQVAEGERGLKALSVQLLDRARAARAAAMRSERNSRDWDEEEGCDILSPIEFLREVTETLIIDVPSMTGAQISQARQVLLKNAQRHGWVEH; encoded by the coding sequence GTGGAGGCTGGTGGAGCGGTGCTCACGGGCAGAGTGGTGCGGTTCGACGAGGTCAAGGGATACGGCTTCATCGCGCCCGACGGGGGCGGTGAGGACGTCTTCATGCACGCCAACGACCTGCGTGACGACAAGAGCGCCTTCACCCCGGGGACGCTGGTGGAGTTCCAGGTCGCCGAGGGCGAGCGCGGCCTCAAGGCGCTGTCGGTCCAGCTCCTGGATCGCGCCCGGGCCGCCCGGGCCGCGGCGATGCGCTCCGAGCGGAACTCCCGCGACTGGGACGAAGAGGAAGGGTGCGACATCCTGTCGCCCATCGAATTCCTGCGCGAGGTCACCGAGACGCTCATCATCGACGTGCCGAGCATGACCGGTGCGCAGATCTCGCAGGCGCGGCAGGTCCTGCTGAAGAACGCGCAGCGGCACGGCTGGGTGGAGCACTGA
- a CDS encoding universal stress protein: MSGHVLVGVDGSPAAMAAVRWAAADAALRDVALRVVHACEPWAVDLPRPMPEGFENAVEEYCRGVARTAGVVATQCVPGLEVTTQVVPGPAAEALREAAVEADEVVVGSRGLGGFAGLVLGSVSLGLAGHVPRPVVVVPDAAPTAHGEIVVGFDGSARSEIALKYAFEQAARRKARLTVVHAWHMPALAPYAAAYGALIDDVFEAQSRAITEALKPWRDEHPDVEVREQAVCGHPVPAIRDAAATADLVVVGSRGLGLLGSAVLGSVSHGVLRQVRCPVAVVRCAG; this comes from the coding sequence ATGTCCGGTCACGTTCTGGTCGGCGTGGACGGTTCACCGGCCGCGATGGCCGCCGTACGGTGGGCCGCGGCGGACGCTGCGCTGCGGGACGTGGCCCTGCGGGTCGTCCACGCCTGCGAGCCGTGGGCCGTGGATCTGCCCAGACCCATGCCCGAGGGCTTCGAGAACGCCGTGGAGGAGTACTGCCGGGGCGTCGCCCGTACGGCCGGTGTCGTCGCCACCCAATGCGTCCCCGGACTGGAAGTGACCACGCAGGTCGTCCCCGGTCCGGCGGCGGAGGCGCTGCGCGAGGCCGCCGTGGAGGCCGACGAAGTGGTGGTGGGCAGCAGAGGCCTGGGCGGTTTCGCCGGGCTGGTGCTCGGCTCGGTCTCGCTCGGGCTGGCCGGGCACGTTCCCCGGCCGGTCGTGGTCGTCCCCGATGCCGCGCCGACCGCCCACGGCGAGATCGTCGTCGGCTTCGACGGCTCCGCGCGCTCGGAGATCGCCTTGAAATACGCCTTCGAGCAGGCCGCCCGGCGGAAGGCCCGGCTGACGGTGGTCCACGCCTGGCACATGCCGGCGCTCGCGCCGTACGCCGCGGCGTACGGCGCGCTGATCGACGACGTCTTCGAAGCGCAGAGCAGGGCGATCACCGAGGCGCTCAAACCGTGGCGTGACGAGCATCCCGACGTCGAGGTGCGCGAGCAGGCGGTCTGCGGGCATCCGGTGCCTGCGATCAGGGATGCCGCCGCAACAGCCGACCTGGTGGTCGTCGGTTCACGCGGACTGGGCCTGCTCGGCTCGGCCGTACTCGGCTCGGTCAGCCACGGCGTGCTGCGTCAGGTCCGCTGCCCGGTCGCGGTGGTGCGCTGCGCGGGCTGA
- a CDS encoding GAF domain-containing protein gives MVQIPSMRLDELLAELQVRLEAVLNTRDRVHALLEAVVSIGSDLELETVLRRIVETATTLVDATYGAMGVIGEEQTLVQFVPVGLNEEEIARIEHWPRGLGVLGLLIKEPQILRLKNITDHPASYGFPPGHPEMGSFLGVPVRVRDEVFGNLYLAEKRGGGEFDEDDEAIVIALATAAGVAIENARLYSETRRRETWLQASSEIATSLLSGAEPQRVLNLIAQRAREMADADTAVVMLPAEGGLRAVSANGEEADRAAALRMDMDESLAGRAFTGGEPATDSDSGPVAGIGGGPVAAVPLGAGDTVRGVLVLFKQAGRLPFSGGELRTLHAFAGQAAIALELADRRKDAERLGLLEDRDRIAKDLHDVVIQRLFAVAMTLVSTVRLVERPEAATRLQHAIDELDETIRQIRSTIFALQASRAEEEPTLRARLVELVEEARAHLGFMPGLRMEGQLDSLVSGELAEHALAVVREALSNIARHAHATKAEVAAEVSGGRFTLVVSDNGVGVPAEGRRSGLRNLEERAERLGGRFGVHAPPGGGTRLEWSVPVNGTGGV, from the coding sequence ATGGTCCAGATTCCGAGCATGCGGTTGGATGAGTTGCTGGCCGAGCTCCAGGTGCGGCTGGAGGCGGTGCTGAACACCCGCGACCGGGTGCACGCACTGCTGGAGGCGGTCGTATCGATCGGCAGCGACTTGGAACTGGAGACGGTTCTCCGCCGCATCGTGGAAACGGCGACGACCCTCGTCGACGCGACCTACGGGGCGATGGGCGTCATCGGCGAGGAGCAGACTCTCGTCCAGTTCGTGCCGGTGGGACTGAACGAAGAGGAGATCGCCCGCATCGAGCACTGGCCGCGTGGCCTGGGCGTGCTGGGCCTGCTCATCAAGGAGCCGCAGATACTCCGCTTGAAGAACATCACCGACCACCCCGCCTCCTACGGTTTCCCGCCCGGCCACCCCGAGATGGGGTCGTTCCTCGGCGTGCCGGTCCGGGTGCGCGATGAGGTGTTCGGCAACCTCTACCTGGCGGAGAAACGCGGCGGCGGCGAGTTCGACGAGGATGACGAGGCGATCGTGATCGCCCTGGCCACCGCGGCCGGCGTGGCGATCGAGAACGCCCGCCTGTACAGCGAGACACGCCGCCGCGAGACGTGGCTGCAGGCGTCCTCGGAGATCGCCACCAGCCTGCTGTCCGGCGCGGAGCCGCAGCGCGTGCTCAACCTGATCGCCCAGCGGGCCAGGGAGATGGCCGACGCCGACACCGCGGTCGTCATGCTGCCCGCCGAGGGCGGGCTGCGGGCGGTGAGCGCCAACGGCGAAGAGGCCGACCGGGCCGCCGCCCTGCGGATGGACATGGACGAGTCCCTGGCAGGGCGGGCGTTCACCGGCGGCGAGCCGGCGACGGACAGCGACTCCGGCCCCGTCGCGGGAATCGGCGGTGGACCGGTGGCGGCGGTGCCGCTGGGCGCGGGTGACACGGTGCGCGGCGTGCTCGTGCTGTTCAAACAGGCGGGGCGGTTGCCGTTCTCCGGCGGGGAGCTGCGTACGCTGCACGCCTTCGCCGGGCAGGCCGCGATCGCGCTGGAGCTGGCCGACCGGCGCAAGGACGCCGAACGGCTGGGCCTGCTGGAGGACCGCGACCGGATCGCGAAGGACCTGCACGACGTGGTCATCCAGCGGCTGTTCGCGGTGGCGATGACGCTGGTGAGCACGGTGCGGCTGGTGGAGCGGCCGGAGGCGGCGACGCGGCTGCAGCACGCGATCGACGAGCTGGACGAGACGATTCGGCAGATCCGCTCCACGATCTTCGCGTTGCAGGCGTCCCGCGCCGAAGAGGAGCCGACGCTGCGCGCCCGGCTCGTGGAGCTGGTGGAGGAAGCCCGCGCACACCTGGGGTTCATGCCGGGGCTGCGCATGGAGGGGCAGCTCGACAGCCTGGTCTCCGGCGAGCTGGCCGAGCATGCGCTCGCGGTGGTGCGTGAGGCCCTGTCGAACATCGCACGCCACGCCCACGCCACCAAGGCGGAGGTGGCGGCCGAGGTGTCCGGCGGGCGATTCACGCTGGTGGTGTCCGACAACGGGGTGGGGGTGCCCGCGGAGGGCAGGCGCAGCGGTCTGCGCAACCTGGAGGAGCGTGCGGAACGGCTCGGCGGCCGCTTCGGCGTTCACGCGCCCCCCGGGGGAGGCACCCGCCTGGAGTGGAGCGTCCCCGTGAACGGCACGGGAGGCGTGTAG
- a CDS encoding pyridoxamine 5'-phosphate oxidase family protein yields the protein MPAVPPGHMHDHDSFPYGGARSERLTALSEDECWNLIAGGGVGRLAFQGRSGPMVLPVNYTFHEGGIVFRTLPGGTIDWELDTGLAGVEYTVAFEVDHHDESTRTGWSVVVQGSLHHPTPEEEARLAAEADVTPWPGEERLRYLRIIPIRITGRRVGPAPADIVKTTAVPGRGRPRVG from the coding sequence ATGCCCGCGGTACCGCCCGGCCACATGCACGATCACGACTCCTTCCCGTACGGCGGTGCGCGCTCCGAGCGGCTCACGGCGCTGTCGGAGGACGAGTGCTGGAACCTGATCGCCGGAGGCGGTGTGGGCCGTCTGGCCTTCCAGGGCCGTTCCGGCCCGATGGTGCTGCCGGTCAACTACACCTTCCACGAAGGCGGCATCGTGTTCCGCACCCTCCCGGGCGGCACCATCGACTGGGAGCTGGACACCGGCCTGGCCGGCGTGGAGTACACGGTCGCCTTCGAGGTGGACCACCACGACGAGAGCACCCGCACCGGCTGGTCCGTAGTCGTGCAGGGATCGCTGCACCACCCGACGCCCGAGGAAGAGGCGCGTCTGGCGGCGGAGGCGGACGTCACGCCCTGGCCCGGCGAGGAGCGGCTGCGCTACCTCCGCATCATCCCCATACGAATCACCGGCAGACGCGTGGGGCCGGCTCCGGCGGATATCGTGAAGACGACCGCCGTCCCTGGCCGAGGGCGGCCCCGAGTGGGGTGA
- a CDS encoding response regulator: MTVIRVFLLDDHEVVRRGVAALLEAEDDIEVVGEAGTAASALARIPALRPDVAVLDVRLPDGSGVDVCRDIRSAVPELACLMLTSYADDDALFDAVMAGAAGYVLKQIHGSDLVGAVRTVAAGQSLLDPQTTSAMLARLRERAAKKDPLAALTEQERQILDLIGEGLTNRQIGERMFLAEKTVKNYVSNLLGKLNMQRRTQAAALVTRLKAERRG, encoded by the coding sequence ATGACCGTGATCCGCGTGTTTCTCCTGGACGATCACGAAGTGGTACGGCGGGGCGTGGCCGCCCTGCTGGAGGCGGAGGACGACATCGAGGTCGTAGGCGAGGCCGGGACCGCCGCCTCGGCGCTGGCGCGCATCCCCGCGCTACGCCCGGACGTGGCGGTGCTGGATGTGCGGCTGCCCGACGGCAGCGGCGTCGACGTGTGCCGCGACATCAGGTCGGCCGTGCCGGAGCTGGCGTGCCTGATGCTGACCTCCTACGCCGACGACGACGCGCTGTTCGACGCGGTCATGGCGGGCGCGGCGGGATACGTGCTCAAGCAGATCCACGGCTCCGACCTGGTGGGGGCGGTGCGTACGGTGGCCGCCGGGCAGTCGCTGCTCGACCCGCAGACCACCTCGGCCATGCTGGCCCGCCTGCGCGAGCGGGCCGCCAAGAAGGACCCGCTGGCCGCGCTCACCGAGCAGGAACGCCAGATCCTGGATCTGATCGGCGAAGGGCTGACGAACCGGCAGATCGGCGAGCGGATGTTCCTCGCCGAGAAGACGGTCAAGAACTACGTGTCCAACCTGCTCGGCAAGCTCAACATGCAGCGCCGTACCCAGGCCGCGGCGCTGGTCACCCGGTTGAAGGCCGAGCGCCGCGGTTGA
- a CDS encoding DUF3073 domain-containing protein — protein MGRGRAKAKQTKVARELKYASPELDLERLREELAAANNSRGHAAADSHADKQSDR, from the coding sequence ATGGGCCGGGGTCGAGCCAAGGCGAAGCAGACCAAGGTGGCTCGCGAGCTGAAGTACGCCAGCCCCGAGCTTGATCTGGAGCGGTTGCGCGAAGAGCTAGCCGCCGCCAACAACTCCAGAGGTCACGCAGCCGCGGACAGCCACGCGGACAAGCAGTCCGACCGGTGA
- a CDS encoding ArsR/SmtB family transcription factor produces the protein MAVPLYQAKAEFFRNLGHPVRIRVLELLQDGPMPVRDLLMEIDVEASSLSQQLAVLRRAGIVTASREGGRVVYALATPDVADLLTAARRILTQMLAGQGQLLAELRAEAEE, from the coding sequence ATGGCGGTCCCGCTCTACCAGGCCAAGGCCGAGTTCTTCCGCAACCTCGGCCACCCGGTCCGCATCCGAGTGCTGGAGCTCCTGCAGGACGGGCCGATGCCGGTCCGCGACCTCCTCATGGAGATCGATGTCGAGGCCTCCAGCCTATCCCAGCAGCTCGCGGTCTTGCGCCGCGCGGGCATAGTGACCGCCTCCCGTGAAGGCGGCAGGGTCGTGTACGCGCTGGCCACCCCCGATGTCGCCGATCTGCTGACGGCCGCGAGACGCATCCTCACCCAGATGCTCGCCGGTCAGGGACAGCTGCTGGCCGAGCTGCGCGCGGAGGCCGAAGAGTAG